In the genome of Thermosphaera aggregans DSM 11486, one region contains:
- the mfnA gene encoding tyrosine decarboxylase MfnA, translating into MESLDEIISRLKEWYSRTPKHFEGTILGSMTTWPHPIGVYAYQLFIHINGNDPVLFPIVQELEKELLAMIGSLYGSRYGLFTSGGTESNILALFVARRVSRGKNNVVVAPSTVHASIDKACQLMGTRLVKIPVNPLSPVDPDILEKYVREYNPFAVVVTAGTTETGVVDRVKDVSEIALKHDVYLHVDAAFGGLLIPFLHKHGVIDTDLTFYPGVSSISVDLHKNGRAPIPSSLLFFRSETYVDKACFEMNYLPSGVNCGLLGTRPGASLVASWAVVKAIGLEGYEKQALAQQDTALYLFKELDNREFIEVFKPVLPIVAWRSKLYDYEVMIKKLFNEGIFLYKSPSLKAARVVVMPHVTRENIDALLKALDKIHSGSGYD; encoded by the coding sequence TTGGAGAGTTTAGATGAAATCATTTCCAGGTTGAAGGAATGGTACTCGCGCACACCTAAGCATTTTGAAGGAACAATCCTCGGCTCCATGACCACGTGGCCCCATCCTATAGGAGTTTATGCATACCAGTTGTTTATCCATATTAACGGTAATGATCCAGTGTTGTTTCCAATAGTTCAAGAGCTTGAGAAAGAATTGCTCGCAATGATTGGATCCCTGTATGGTTCACGATATGGGTTGTTTACTAGTGGGGGGACAGAATCTAATATCCTAGCATTATTCGTGGCGCGCAGGGTTTCCAGAGGTAAGAATAACGTAGTGGTAGCTCCCTCAACTGTTCATGCCTCTATTGACAAGGCCTGCCAATTGATGGGTACAAGGTTGGTTAAAATACCCGTGAATCCGTTGAGTCCTGTTGATCCCGATATCCTTGAAAAATATGTTAGAGAATATAATCCTTTTGCGGTTGTCGTGACCGCTGGAACAACGGAGACGGGAGTTGTCGACAGGGTGAAGGATGTATCGGAGATAGCGTTGAAACACGATGTCTACCTACATGTTGACGCAGCCTTTGGTGGATTGTTAATCCCCTTTCTCCATAAACACGGGGTTATAGATACTGATTTAACGTTTTATCCGGGTGTTTCCAGCATCTCGGTCGACCTGCATAAGAACGGCAGAGCTCCTATTCCATCCAGCTTATTGTTTTTCAGAAGCGAAACCTATGTCGATAAAGCCTGTTTTGAAATGAATTATTTACCCTCCGGCGTTAACTGTGGATTGCTGGGGACAAGACCCGGGGCATCCCTAGTTGCCTCCTGGGCTGTGGTTAAAGCGATTGGTTTAGAAGGGTATGAAAAGCAGGCGCTTGCGCAACAGGATACTGCTCTCTATCTTTTCAAGGAGCTTGATAATAGAGAATTCATAGAGGTTTTTAAACCAGTGCTACCAATCGTGGCCTGGAGGTCTAAGCTCTACGACTATGAGGTAATGATTAAGAAGCTTTTTAACGAAGGAATATTCCTCTATAAATCTCCATCTCTAAAAGCAGCTAGAGTAGTGGTAATGCCTCATGTAACAAGAGAAAACATTGATGCATTACTAAAAGCCTTAGACAAAATCCACTCCGGGAGTGGTTATGATTGA
- a CDS encoding RIO1 family regulatory kinase/ATPase, with amino-acid sequence MNIGLVYKSLTEKDFTVLRAIEEYSSKYEYVPLELIEKRTRIIEEHLTLILNKLNKLKLVKRETIAGYKSYRLTYLGYDMLALNSLVRKNVLEALGDKIGVGKESEIYVGLAPGGVRVAVKFLRIGRTSFRRTKILRTWVQEPHTSWYRQARIAAEREFKALKELSLLKALVPAPFGYDRHVVVTEYVEGVELYRRPSLENPEEVFWKTVDTLRLAYQEVGIVHSDLSEYNILVRIDDQTPFIIDWPQYVYKDHPSSIELLRRDVEYLVKFFNKVYRVNVQIDDALKKILGS; translated from the coding sequence TTGAACATTGGGTTAGTCTATAAAAGCTTGACGGAGAAAGATTTTACTGTTTTAAGAGCTATTGAGGAATATTCTTCAAAATATGAGTATGTTCCGCTAGAATTAATTGAGAAAAGGACCAGGATTATTGAGGAGCATTTGACGCTAATCCTTAATAAGCTGAACAAGCTGAAGTTGGTGAAAAGAGAGACTATTGCAGGGTACAAGAGTTACAGGCTAACCTACCTAGGTTACGATATGCTGGCTCTTAACAGCTTGGTAAGGAAGAATGTTTTAGAAGCTTTGGGAGATAAGATAGGTGTTGGGAAAGAAAGCGAAATATATGTTGGCTTAGCTCCTGGGGGAGTAAGGGTTGCGGTTAAATTCCTCAGGATAGGGCGTACAAGTTTTCGTAGGACTAAAATACTTAGAACATGGGTTCAGGAGCCACATACATCGTGGTACAGGCAGGCGAGAATAGCGGCTGAGAGGGAGTTTAAAGCGCTGAAAGAGCTTTCCTTGCTGAAAGCGCTTGTCCCAGCCCCCTTCGGTTATGACAGGCACGTGGTCGTTACTGAATACGTGGAGGGCGTGGAGCTTTACAGGAGACCTTCGCTTGAGAATCCTGAGGAGGTTTTTTGGAAGACGGTTGATACGTTGAGATTAGCGTACCAGGAAGTGGGAATAGTTCACAGCGATTTAAGCGAGTACAACATATTGGTGAGAATAGATGATCAGACTCCTTTCATAATAGATTGGCCCCAGTACGTTTACAAGGATCATCCGTCTTCAATAGAGTTGTTGAGGAGGGATGTGGAGTACCTAGTCAAATTCTTCAATAAAGTCTACCGGGTTAACGTACAAATTGACGATGCGTTGAAGAAAATATTAGGGAGCTAA
- a CDS encoding DUF460 domain-containing protein produces the protein MGIDIQAGSSPLSSKEPKYSVVILKDGELVDSYEDLPLYKLLRLVIEYHVDVIAVDNVFELASSIDKLEKLMELIPHTCKIVQVTKTGAEFISTRELSKELFGSGTDLTPLKTAYLNALAALKGYGSEVQVFSNKTKIVITRGRNVSQGGMSQERFKRSIKAGILQATREIKKILDENNLEYDMMVKKSRGGLEKSVFIVYAPRESLYGLIKPVSCKNVKIVIKPFKSSPVVANTGSHKPLIMGIDPGMTVGVALIDLEGRPVFTKSWRTIDRYEIISAISSYGKVVVIATDVSNPPELVKKIGSLLGAIVYAPERDITVDEKNKIISELRETYDFTIEDSHVRDALVAALKAYRHYLNTILEVKSKLRNIEGVDTYSVISEVIKGRSLSEVIEQIYRSRVQERPKPIEVKHEPPVQLERISNTSLKERVKSLEAMILKLSNDLKEKEMMIKDLETEVRLLKSRRNYNEDYERKISTLEVNVANLARRLEEARAVIEALEKERMWLRDLVVKVSEGSYILLPKAIDLNKVVEDNSLKEKVSKHRGVFTSELGIVESKTVEFLKSIKGYVVTSKNQAVDSRVLRIPVIKAEVVGELEDYVVLKRDVEKIAGEIWQELEYIEALEARERIRKLIEEYQKSRGIKK, from the coding sequence ATGGGAATAGATATTCAAGCCGGTAGCTCGCCTCTCAGCTCTAAAGAGCCCAAGTATTCAGTAGTGATTCTTAAAGACGGTGAATTAGTAGACTCATACGAGGATCTACCATTGTACAAGCTTTTACGCTTGGTTATTGAATACCATGTTGACGTAATAGCGGTTGACAATGTTTTCGAGCTTGCAAGCAGTATTGATAAACTCGAAAAACTAATGGAGTTAATACCGCATACGTGTAAAATCGTTCAGGTAACTAAGACAGGTGCAGAATTCATAAGCACAAGGGAATTGTCCAAGGAACTATTTGGGAGCGGAACTGACTTAACACCGTTGAAAACAGCTTACCTTAACGCTCTCGCAGCCTTGAAGGGTTATGGCTCAGAAGTCCAGGTTTTCAGCAATAAAACCAAAATCGTCATCACTAGAGGTAGAAATGTTTCGCAGGGAGGGATGAGCCAGGAAAGGTTTAAGCGCAGTATAAAGGCCGGGATTCTCCAAGCAACCAGGGAGATTAAGAAAATACTGGATGAAAATAATCTCGAATACGACATGATGGTTAAGAAAAGCCGTGGTGGGCTTGAAAAGAGCGTTTTCATAGTATACGCGCCAAGGGAAAGCCTTTATGGCTTGATAAAACCGGTGAGTTGTAAGAATGTGAAAATAGTGATAAAGCCGTTTAAATCCTCCCCAGTAGTGGCAAACACGGGGTCTCACAAACCCTTGATAATGGGAATCGACCCAGGGATGACCGTCGGAGTAGCTCTTATTGATTTGGAGGGCCGCCCCGTGTTCACGAAAAGTTGGAGAACCATAGATAGGTATGAAATCATTTCTGCAATCTCAAGCTATGGGAAAGTCGTTGTTATAGCAACCGATGTTTCAAACCCACCGGAGCTAGTTAAGAAGATAGGTTCGCTTTTAGGCGCGATAGTCTACGCTCCTGAACGTGACATAACGGTTGATGAGAAGAATAAAATCATTAGCGAGCTAAGAGAAACGTATGATTTCACCATCGAGGATTCCCACGTTAGGGATGCGTTAGTAGCTGCGTTAAAAGCCTACAGGCACTATCTAAACACAATTCTTGAAGTAAAATCTAAGTTAAGGAATATCGAAGGTGTAGATACTTATTCAGTAATCTCGGAAGTTATTAAAGGGAGATCTCTATCCGAAGTTATCGAGCAAATATATAGAAGCAGGGTTCAAGAGCGTCCCAAGCCTATTGAAGTCAAACATGAACCACCAGTTCAGTTAGAAAGGATTAGCAACACCAGCTTGAAAGAGAGGGTTAAGAGCTTAGAAGCAATGATTCTCAAGCTTTCCAACGATCTGAAAGAGAAGGAGATGATGATAAAAGATCTTGAAACCGAAGTCCGCCTTCTTAAGTCAAGGAGGAACTATAATGAAGACTATGAGAGAAAAATCTCAACCCTAGAAGTGAACGTGGCAAATCTTGCTAGGAGATTGGAGGAGGCACGGGCCGTTATTGAAGCCTTGGAAAAAGAGCGTATGTGGCTAAGAGATTTAGTAGTGAAAGTTTCAGAGGGAAGTTACATTCTACTACCCAAGGCTATTGATTTAAACAAAGTCGTCGAGGATAATTCGCTAAAGGAAAAGGTCAGCAAGCACAGAGGGGTTTTCACGTCAGAACTAGGAATTGTCGAGTCGAAAACAGTTGAGTTTTTAAAATCCATAAAGGGGTATGTCGTGACCTCAAAGAATCAGGCTGTCGACTCCAGGGTTTTAAGAATCCCTGTTATAAAAGCTGAGGTAGTAGGTGAATTAGAGGATTATGTGGTGTTAAAAAGGGATGTTGAAAAAATAGCTGGCGAGATTTGGCAGGAATTAGAATATATCGAGGCACTCGAGGCCAGGGAAAGAATAAGGAAGCTTATAGAAGAGTATCAAAAATCCAGGGGTATTAAAAAGTAG
- a CDS encoding methionine adenosyltransferase — translation MERNIEVELLKMQSVKAMKVELVERKGLGHPDYIADSASEVASRALSRYYLKHFGTILHHNLDKTLLVGGQSSPKFGGGELLEPIYIIVAGRATTEVKTDDGVEKIPFGKIIVEAVKDWIRNNFRFLDPERHVIVDYMVRKGSTDLVTVFEAGKKFIPLANDTSIGVGYAPLTTLEKLVYETERLLNSQQFKNKYPAVGEDIKVMGLRRGKTIALTIAAAIIDSQVRDMGEYINTKDHVKEAVLDLASKIAPDYDTKVFVNTADLPDKGSVYLTVTGTSAEHGDDGATGRGNRANGLIPPMRPISLEATAGKNPVNHVGKIYNVVARRIAERVYDQFNYVFSDVYVEILSQIGKPIDKPLVASIKLIPLDINMAEPPSHVLNEIRRIADEELENIVKVTELVLNDKVSLY, via the coding sequence ATGGAGAGAAACATAGAAGTGGAGTTATTGAAAATGCAGAGCGTCAAAGCGATGAAGGTTGAATTAGTCGAGAGAAAGGGGCTGGGCCACCCGGACTATATCGCTGACTCCGCGAGCGAAGTAGCCTCAAGAGCCCTGTCGAGATACTACTTGAAACACTTTGGAACAATTCTGCATCACAATCTAGATAAAACACTCCTAGTTGGAGGGCAATCGTCGCCTAAATTTGGAGGCGGGGAACTGCTAGAACCTATCTACATCATTGTAGCTGGTAGGGCGACCACCGAGGTTAAAACTGATGACGGCGTTGAAAAAATTCCATTTGGCAAAATAATTGTTGAAGCCGTGAAGGATTGGATCAGAAACAATTTCAGGTTCCTGGATCCGGAAAGACACGTCATAGTAGACTACATGGTTAGGAAGGGGAGCACTGACTTAGTCACGGTTTTCGAAGCGGGTAAAAAATTCATACCTCTGGCCAACGACACGAGTATTGGAGTAGGCTACGCGCCTTTAACAACCCTTGAAAAACTAGTATACGAAACCGAAAGATTGCTGAATTCACAACAGTTTAAAAATAAGTACCCAGCCGTAGGCGAAGACATTAAAGTTATGGGATTGAGGAGAGGAAAGACCATAGCATTAACGATTGCTGCCGCAATAATAGACTCCCAAGTAAGGGATATGGGAGAATACATCAACACTAAAGACCATGTGAAGGAGGCGGTTTTAGACCTGGCCTCCAAGATTGCGCCCGATTACGATACAAAAGTTTTCGTGAACACTGCAGATCTTCCCGACAAGGGAAGCGTCTATTTAACAGTGACTGGAACCTCGGCAGAACACGGTGACGACGGCGCAACAGGGCGAGGAAACAGGGCAAACGGGTTAATACCCCCTATGCGCCCAATAAGCCTGGAAGCTACGGCTGGGAAAAACCCGGTTAACCATGTGGGGAAGATATACAATGTAGTGGCCAGGCGGATAGCTGAAAGGGTTTATGACCAATTTAACTATGTCTTCAGCGATGTCTATGTTGAAATCCTCAGCCAAATCGGGAAGCCAATAGATAAGCCTTTAGTTGCAAGTATAAAGCTGATTCCACTTGACATAAACATGGCTGAACCCCCGTCTCACGTTCTTAACGAAATTCGTAGAATAGCTGACGAGGAGCTTGAGAATATTGTTAAAGTAACTGAGCTTGTGTTGAATGATAAGGTATCACTGTATTAG